A single region of the Gemmatimonadales bacterium genome encodes:
- a CDS encoding NAD-dependent epimerase/dehydratase family protein — MRVLVTGADGFVGRHLVRHLAGEGNEVTACHRADGRAPEEWTAIRATGIPLELGDDASVRAAVARPLDAVVHLAAVSSGADARRNPACAWIVNAVGTVRVLRAVSAGRDAPGRAGSDPLVLIVSTGEVYGTGAGDPQPRRESDPVAPVSDYAASKAAAELAALESWRAGALRVVIARAFQHTGPGQSAQFVVPAFVTRLKAARTSGARTVRTGNLEPVRDLLDVRDVVSAYVALLARGEPGAAYNVASGIGVRLGDVFARLAELVGASVVPEPDPALVRAGDIQHLVGDPARLRAATGWMPRFTLDQTLRGVVDAQAD, encoded by the coding sequence GTGAGGGTGCTCGTGACCGGCGCCGACGGGTTCGTGGGGCGCCACCTCGTGCGGCACCTGGCCGGCGAGGGGAACGAGGTCACCGCGTGTCACCGGGCCGACGGCCGGGCGCCTGAAGAGTGGACGGCAATCCGCGCCACCGGCATCCCGCTCGAGTTGGGCGATGATGCGTCGGTGCGGGCGGCGGTCGCGCGGCCGCTCGACGCGGTGGTGCACCTCGCGGCGGTCAGTTCGGGGGCCGATGCCCGGCGCAATCCGGCGTGTGCCTGGATCGTCAACGCGGTCGGCACCGTTCGTGTGCTGCGCGCGGTGAGCGCGGGACGCGATGCGCCGGGACGCGCGGGATCCGATCCGCTGGTGCTCATCGTGTCCACCGGTGAGGTGTACGGTACGGGTGCAGGCGACCCCCAGCCTCGCCGCGAGAGCGATCCGGTGGCTCCCGTGTCGGACTATGCGGCGAGCAAGGCGGCCGCCGAGCTGGCCGCGCTGGAGTCGTGGCGCGCCGGCGCGCTCCGGGTGGTAATCGCCCGCGCCTTCCAGCACACCGGACCCGGGCAATCGGCGCAGTTCGTGGTGCCGGCCTTCGTCACGCGGCTCAAGGCGGCGCGGACGAGCGGCGCGCGCACGGTCCGCACCGGGAATCTCGAGCCGGTGCGCGATCTGCTCGACGTGCGCGACGTGGTCTCGGCGTACGTCGCGCTACTCGCGCGCGGCGAGCCGGGCGCCGCGTACAACGTCGCGAGCGGTATCGGCGTGCGCCTCGGCGACGTGTTCGCACGGCTCGCCGAGCTCGTCGGCGCGAGCGTGGTACCCGAGCCCGACCCGGCGCTTGTGCGCGCCGGCGACATCCAACATCTCGTCGGCGACCCCGCGCGGCTCCGGGCGGCCACCGGCTGGATGCCTCGCTTCACGCTCGACCAGACGCTCCGCGGAGTGGTGGATGCCCAAGCGGACTGA
- the gmd gene encoding GDP-mannose 4,6-dehydratase → MPRALITGITGQDGSYLAEFLLARGYGVIGVVRRTSHHSHERIDHLLNRLEIVAADLLDQHSLTIVLQETRPDEVYNLAAQSYVPTSWTQPVLTGEFTALGVTRILEAIRLAHPAARFYQASSSEMFGKAVETPQRETTRFHPRSPYGVAKVYGHWITVNYRESYGLYAVSGILFNHESPRRGMEFVTRKVSDGAARIKLGLARELRLGNLDAYRDWGFAGDYVEAMWRMLQQPTAEDYVVGTGIAHSVRELVEVAFGHVGLDWRDHVVMDQRFIRPAEVDLLVADPTKACARLGWRPSVSFEALVRMMVDADLARLAPLARHA, encoded by the coding sequence GTGCCGCGCGCGCTGATCACCGGCATCACCGGTCAGGACGGCTCCTATCTCGCGGAGTTCCTGCTGGCGCGCGGCTACGGGGTCATCGGCGTGGTGCGCCGGACGAGCCATCATAGCCATGAGCGCATCGATCATCTGCTCAACCGGCTGGAAATCGTCGCGGCCGACCTGCTCGACCAGCACTCGCTCACGATTGTGCTGCAGGAGACGCGCCCGGACGAGGTCTACAACCTGGCGGCCCAATCATACGTCCCGACCTCCTGGACCCAGCCCGTCCTCACCGGCGAGTTTACGGCCCTCGGCGTCACCCGCATCCTCGAGGCGATTCGCCTGGCGCACCCCGCGGCCCGGTTCTACCAGGCCAGCTCGTCAGAGATGTTCGGCAAAGCGGTCGAGACGCCGCAGCGGGAGACGACGCGGTTTCATCCGCGCTCGCCCTATGGCGTGGCCAAGGTGTACGGGCACTGGATCACGGTCAACTACCGCGAGTCGTACGGCCTCTATGCGGTGAGCGGCATTCTCTTCAATCACGAGTCGCCGCGGCGTGGCATGGAGTTCGTCACCCGCAAAGTGTCCGACGGTGCCGCGCGGATCAAGCTCGGGCTCGCGCGCGAGCTCCGGCTCGGCAACCTCGATGCGTACCGCGACTGGGGATTCGCGGGGGACTACGTCGAGGCCATGTGGCGGATGCTGCAGCAGCCCACGGCCGAGGACTATGTGGTGGGCACGGGCATCGCGCACAGCGTGCGGGAGCTGGTCGAGGTTGCGTTCGGTCACGTGGGACTCGACTGGCGGGACCACGTGGTCATGGATCAGCGGTTCATTCGACCCGCGGAGGTCGATCTCCTCGTGGCTGACCCGACCAAGGCCTGCGCGCGGCTCGGCTGGCGGCCGTCGGTGTCGTTCGAGGCGCTGGTCAGGATGATGGTGGACGCCGATCTTGCGCGGCTCGCACCGCTCGCGAGGCACGCGTGA
- the rpmB gene encoding 50S ribosomal protein L28 translates to MARVCSICAKRPVTGHNVSHAKNRTTRRWYPNLQTVRVLVNGAPRRIRVCTQCIKSNRITKAS, encoded by the coding sequence ATGGCTCGAGTCTGTTCCATCTGCGCCAAGCGGCCGGTCACCGGTCACAACGTGAGCCACGCGAAGAATCGGACCACCCGCCGGTGGTACCCGAACTTGCAGACGGTCCGGGTGCTCGTGAACGGCGCGCCGCGCCGGATCCGGGTGTGCACGCAGTGCATCAAGAGTAACCGGATCACCAAGGCTAGCTGA
- the rplQ gene encoding 50S ribosomal protein L17 — translation MRHRAKGRQLSRTATHRRAMLNNMATSLFEHGRVVTTEAKAKELRPFAERLITLARRGDLHARRLVQRRIKDRETLAKLFAEIGPRFAARPGGYTRILKLGHRPGDGADVARIELVGE, via the coding sequence GTGCGGCATCGGGCCAAGGGGCGCCAGCTCTCCCGCACGGCCACGCACCGGCGCGCCATGCTCAACAACATGGCGACGAGCCTCTTCGAGCACGGCCGGGTGGTCACCACCGAGGCCAAGGCCAAGGAGCTCAGACCGTTCGCCGAGCGACTCATCACGCTTGCGCGCCGCGGCGACCTCCACGCGCGACGTCTGGTGCAGCGGCGCATCAAGGACCGCGAGACGCTGGCCAAGCTGTTCGCCGAGATCGGGCCGCGGTTCGCCGCACGGCCGGGCGGCTACACCCGCATTCTCAAGCTCGGGCACCGGCCGGGGGACGGCGCCGACGTCGCCCGGATCGAGCTGGTCGGCGAGTGA